DNA sequence from the Strigops habroptila isolate Jane chromosome 4, bStrHab1.2.pri, whole genome shotgun sequence genome:
TTCTGAGCatgcttcctcctctccctgcaggaaCATCTTCACCCTAAGTAGTGATGGGCGTCAGGTGGGTGGAGTCAGATTCAAACCTCCCAGACACAATATCCCTGTCTGAAAAATATCCTGGGGTCGCTGTGGATTGTGCAGATACAGGATTGCTTCAGCGTGTCCTGCACAGTGTTAAAGAGAGGGGTGTGTTGCCCCGGTGTGTTGCTCCACATCACTCAGAAGGCACCTGTAAAAAATTCATATGTTGCAGATGAGAAGGGGATagtttctcttccttccagGCAACTGAATATGAAGGAAAACACTACATGAGGTGTTCGACAGGAGAGACGAGCCAGAAGTTCAGTTTCATTCAGCGCTTGTGCTTTAATGACAAGCCACGATGTATTTCatgaagatttaaaaagcagcaaaggaaacacTTACCAGGATGAACATGCTGTCTGCTCTGGCCTGGAGGCATGAAGGTGGCTTGAGTGATAGTAGAGACTGGGATATCCAGGTCAATACCCAACATTGCGCTTGACCTCACTGGCCACCAGGTGAGATGGCTGCTTGCACGTTGCAGTCAGGCACTGCTCCTGTGGTTAGTGCTATGTCCTTTGCAAGCTGCTTCAACAGGATTTACAGACTACTCTCCTACCAAACCCAATGGATCTCCTGCCCCACTCCTTTCCCAGCCTTTACCCTGCACTGGGAGATACAGAGCATGATGCAGCATTGAGGACTGACCTGATGTCTAGAAAGAAAAGGCCATCATCATCATTTTGCCTTCCAAGGCTCTGGATTTTTAGCAAACTCCTACTCTTTCCTGAGTTCACCTTCCCAAGAGAAGAGCAACTTCAGGAAGAAAGTCAAGAATCGAGGAAGGAAAACTGTAATGAGATACGGGTCTAACCTGAAAAAATGCTGGGAACATCTCCTTTTACACTGGGCCCTTCCAAAAGGAAACCAACCCACTGTAAATAATGTGTCTGGGAAGAGAAGACAAACTTTTAACCCTTCCCTTGCCTCTACTGTTTGCTCAGtcaaactgcagcttttcttgaAGCCAGGCAGCCACCCTCTACACATTCGTCCTTTGTTCTCCAGCTCTGGGTAGCCGAGAGCCAGGCACTTCAATGGTTGGAACTCCAGGCCCTACAGGTTTGGTGTCTGTGACTGGCCCTCCCTGACTGCATCATTCTCCCAGCTCCACCTGGATATCCAAGGGAAGGGAGCAAATATAGAAAGGGTGATTCTGTCTCTTCCCAAGCACCATTCCCAGGGCTTACACAAAGTCCTGTTATTGATACAAAGCACAAGCACATTCACACTGATATATTTCCAAGTGTTTTTAGCTCAGTGTTTTCAAATTCAACAAATAGCAAATGCATCTCTTCccttaaaagcatttcttcctaTTATTGCTTCAAGCACAGGCTCAAGATAGTGCTTTTCCTGAGTTCAGATTAACAGTTTCAATCAAGTTTCACCATACATGGTCTGACTCTTAAGGGAATGCACAGAGTCCTTCCAACATTAGCCAAGAGAAGTCACTGGGACAGCTTATACAAACAGACATAGGACTCTCGCAAAGGCAAGAGAGACCTTGATTCACTAGCATTCCTGAGCACCTGCTTAATTCACTCCAGTCATGAAGTACCTAAAACATGCTCTGAAATGCTTCGCTGAGTAAGAATGGGCTTAATCACATGCTTAAACACTTACTGCACAAGTACTTCACAGATGAAGATTGATTAgattctcctcctccctggacCCCatgcttcctcttctcctcatgaaaatctcatttctgAGGACACAAGGCTCACAGAATGCAAGGAGACACAAGGAACACATCTTCCAACAGGTTGCAAGTTTTCCAGCTTCCTGCCCTTGACCACAGAAGACTTGAACATTTTGGGGGAGAAAACAATTTGCTTACAAAGCCATTACATCATGAGGTCAGTGTCCAAATCATACAGATTTTCCTTCAGTAGTGTCATGAAAATCTTAGTTCCTAGGACTTCcaaatcctttaaaaagaacaaaagccaGATTTTCAGAGCTTGGCTCAGTGAAATCAAGTTATTCATGTTAATATACTTTATTGATCTTAAAGGAATACAGCATGGAAACAAAGGCCATTAACTGAAAGAGAGGTTCTCTTCATGACTGTTTACATTAACAAGTCATTCAGCACAAAGGGAGCAGGTCCAGGCTGAGGTCCCCACAAGTACAATATACGCAGTTCAAGTGTTTACTTCAGCCTAGATTTTGTCTGGTCCTCAACGTCATTTGGACCAAACTTGTCCACATTTTTTGACAGGAAGCTATTCTAGGCAGACATCACTGTTTCAGACCCCCATGTACCTGTCCAGGTAGAAGCACATTTTCTGTGTCCCTGGAGTGGACAATTTGTGTTGGCATTCCAAAGGCATCTAGCTAGCATGCACCAAAACTCCTCTGCTGTCCAAACCAACATGCAGTAAGTAGAGAAGACCACAGGCTTTGCTTCCAGGCTGCTCTGTTGCTccaaaaaaaagcacaaacGTAGacacagagggagagaaaaactcTCCAAGGACAGTGAAGTCCCAAGGCAAGGTGCAGTAGGTGCACTCTGTCACTAGGTCGGTTCATTTGGTATAGGAGGTCAACAAGTTTTCCTACAGTTTAGAAGTAACTGTAGGATGTAAAATTGCTGCCCAACAGTGACTCCCATGGTAGACTAATACACAGATTATATATTAGTAACAGTGTTTGCATTACAGGGGGACAATGTTCACCATAACAGAGCACTATGGCACAGACTGCGCATGTGAAAGGGTAGATGGAATTATTTTGCCATCAGACAAGAGTGACCAGAAACACACGTCCATAGTCTGAATAAATGCATGCCACCATCAGCCAAATGTGCAAAGTGAACTTCTTTGCAAAGCAATGGAAAACtcttcttcagcagcagttgAGAGAACAAAGGACTAATAAAGAGGAAATTCGATTGCATAGACAACTCCCATCAGCTACGCCAAGATCATAGGAATATAGGAAATGGTCTGCTGGGTCAGCAGGATGATGCCTCTCCTCCAGCTACTGGTGCTTCAGCAGTTGCAGGAAAAGAGAGTCTTTAAGGGGAGCATGCAAGCCCCCATTCACCTTACACTCCTAGCATCCACAGTCACTGACTGGGGATGGTAGAGCACACATTCTTCCCTACCTTCTCTAACCCCTTTGAACTTGCTGGTATTACGTCTGCCTCACTATTTCCTGTGGCAGCTAATTCCCTGCTGTAAAAAACACCTTCTATCTTTCTATTATCCCTTTTAAATGGATTGCCCACTTGTTTCCATGTGTCTTCCCTCATTCCAGCattgtgggattttttaaaCCCCAGAGCAATTCTTTCTCACCACAGACCTCCATCTATAATGTTTAGTTAGAGAAAGAAATATCATGCCATGCAAGCAGCCTCAACAAAATTCCTTGGAAGTTCAAAGAAATTCGGGAGAAAAGCAAGTTTGAAAGATAGACCTGGGGTTTATGAACTGTCTCCACTGGTTTGCGGCGTCCTCTCTGCACTGTGCACAGGACACTGCAGAGTTAAGAATGGTCTCATTTTTTGTACTAGCAGCTCAGTTGTATGTGTTATTGTTGGCTACTCCAAATGTACATACTAGGTGCTGAAGTTAGtcattaaaaatgtctttagaTGTTTCTGTTTCCTCAAAATATTCATGTGCTTGTTCCCTCCTGTCCTGCAAGAAAAATCACACGCTGAGAGAGAGCCGTGCCCGGTGTGGTGAGCCATTTGCTCAGTAGTGATCACAACTAATGAAAGCCTTCATTGCCCATTGTGGCAGAAAGGGATGCAGGTCCCTCAGGGTTGGCTTTGCTGGCTGCCATCTGAGAAGCGCCTGAACTTTCTTTGGGCCAACAAACACAGATTTGGGATTAGTGAAGGCACAGCACTCTGTCGTGGAGAATCTGTTGCCAAACCTTATCCAGGATAAACCCCAAGCCAGAATAAACCTAGAAAACTTGTAAGGGATGGACAGATTCCCTCTGAAGCCACAGGACAGGGAAAGCTGCAAAGGGCTGGGACCTACAGGCTCTCTGAAAGCAGGGGTTGTGCCAGAAGGTCAAAACAGACCTGGAGGACTGGAGCTTATCATTTGTCCCAGTAAAGCACTTGCAGGACTCGGCCAGATGGTTAAAGCACCTCAGCAACTGGCAGTCCTGATACAGGCCTTGATCATTTAAAGAGTACTGAAAGAAATGAGGCAAGTCCCTCAAAGGACTGTTTAGCCTAGTCCAACTCACTGAGCTAGGCATTAGACTGAAACACCTCCTCTTTGAGCCTCTCctggaaataaatacagatgAATCAGAATTAGACCACTCCATATATGGGACTCTCCCTTCCCACTTTGCTTCAGACCCAGCTGTCCAAACCCTTGCACCACTGGCACATTGAATTTCTCACAACAAGCGTGAGGTCCACAACAGGGGCCCCATATAGTTGGGACATCTAGGCACAATGCCAGGGCCTCTCTCTGACCCCACACATGCACAAGACACAGCTTGCTTCATTATCTGCTGACCCACAGCTGGTGGCTGGGGTTAGGGAGCAGAAGGCAGACCAAAAAGCCTGCTGGAAGGCAGACCACCCAGTGACACCCTCGTCCCTTCCAGGTGACAGCACTTCAGAGTGTTCATGGTGCAGATTCCTGCAGTGGGAGAGATGGTACTTCAGAGGTGTGTAGTGACACCATATAACCTGAATCACAAGGAACCCAGCAAAAAGGGTCTGCTCTTATTCTTTATGCTAAGCATGTGCTTCTGTACTTTCCTGCACTCAGCTATATATGGAGCACAGGGGCAGCTAATCCCAAACGTCCCCTCCACAAGCTGCCCCCACCTTAAAATATGTCCCAGTGCAATGAAACATTCACACTTCAAACTTCCAAAGACTACCATAAACACTGAGGATAATTAAAACATGAACATTATGAAAAATGCACTGGCAAGGACTCAAGGCTATGGAGCTAAAAAGCCAGGTAGCTTTAAACAAGTGCCAGATATTTAACTGGTCTCCAAGATTAGCAGATGTTTTTCAACCTGATGTTGCAAAAACTGACTTAGATGTGTTTCTGAAATCAGAACCAGAGAAGAGAATGTGTTGTGTGTTGGGACTATATCAAGTACTTTTCCAGCACTGTAATAccttttattaagaaaaaagaagggaggggaggcaggGCGGAGGgaatgtaaagagaaaaaactagGCCTATTTAAAGGATTCTGGATGTTTACCTCAATCatgtaagaaaaggaaaattcctTCCCCAAACTGGAAAGACTCAGTTGCAATTAAGATGGCGATAGCATCAGCCCATTTCCCTGTCTATTCTTCAGCAAGAGTACTGCAGAATACAGTTGTTGCAGCTGATACAGTCTTAGCAATATTTAGGTGGTTATTTTATCATCTATTTTTAATCAATTACCTAAAAAGTAACTATTCAGCAGCTCACTTTGAAAACCAGCCTCCCTTACCTGGTACAAGATAATCTGCTATAGCACTGCTATTAAAAACTCATCATCCCAAAGCCACTGGTTGGTTTGTCTTCTCACCAGCGGCTCCTTTACAGCTAGAGAGGCAGAGTGCACGTCTGAAGATCCTCTCTGCTATTCTACTACACCTTTGAGGAGATTTACAGGGATTTGCACGTGTTTTTCTCACTCAAAGAGAGATAATGTGGGATGATTAAGAGATATTCTAGGAAAGAAACTACTAGCTTCGACAAGTTTCTTGACATTACCTCTGTTTGATATAACACCCATCAATTATTAACGGGAATGCATTAAGCTGCTGCTTAACCTTAGTAATGCCatgtttaaaatcaaacattacttctcttccctctctgcagtGGCAGTCATTGTCCACTAATTTCTGGATAAATCATTCTACATCAATATATAAAATTTttgtacatgtatatatatatgtataaacaaGCTACCCTCCCATGTGTAAAACAATGGAAGAGTTACGACCAGATAAGGTGAGTTACAGCTTTTCCTGTTATCACGGGAGATGGAAGTGCAAGGACTATCTGGGTCACTGAACCCAGAACCTTGTGACCATACTTCAAAATCCCTTACAGAAACTGGCATTCCTCTAttaaaaagggggggaaatGAGAGGGACATTTTATGGGTAGGGATTTACTACactgcagattaaaaaaaataaaatctgccacttagaaaaagtgtttccacTTTCTCAGAAGCTGCTCCCAGAGAAATTTAATTCTGGGTGGATCTCTCCTTCCTACATTTGCAATGCAAGGAAACCTGAGAAGAAAACTGCTCTGCCTTCCAGGTGGGTGACAGCAGAAAGGACACAGAGGAACCACAAAGGAAGATGTCTTCTCAGATCCTGCTATAGAATGGACAGTCTGCACATATATCCCTGAAATTCATATCAGTCACAGCATCCACACCAGTTGTATGGCCACTGCTTCACAGATGCCACAGCAGATGAACCTGCAGAAACCAGCCCAACCTCTGGGCCTGTTCCATCGGTCATGCCTGGCATAAACCTTCAGCCTCCCCCCAGGCAATGTCAAAGTTGTTGCCACGAAGGGAAGCAGTGCTGTCTAGTTAGCTCCTTTCTCCTGTGCTGCCAGACTCACCTCCAGTCCCAcggaaagaaagaaactgagacAGAGACCAGTGGGTGACACAACTGTCATTTCTTTCCATAACCTTGTCAGGGTTGTTACACAATCAGCTACCACACCTAGAGAGCACCAAGGACAGCAAGTCTATGCTCTCCtccacccagcccagctcccagagCACACAGTTCTTGGGGATTCATTTACTGGATGTTCCAGAGGGACACCCGTTGCATTACACAGATCTATTTGGTTACAGAAGCCTACCATCTGCCTCTGTGTTGTACCAACCAAAGTCTGCAAGCACCCTGACAGCAGGGAAGACTAATACTACATTTCCATCTGCTCCACATCATGAGCTGCCCAAAAGCAACAACCCGAAGATGCCTCTGAGCTCCTAAATCTCACcttgtccttaaaaaaaatgcaagttacAGGAAGAACAAGAGGAGCCATGACAATCCAGTTCCCTCAAAGCACAAGTCACATCCTCAGCAACATTTTAAACTTGCTCCGTTTCCTGCATAGCTGAATGCAAGGAATGTTAACAGGTCACATCACCGATACCTAAGGAGTGACAACGTCAACATAAAACTATTGACTGGGTCTGCACCAATGtaacaaacttttaaaaagtattaaaacagACTGTTTATTACAGCATATGATGTGTTATATTAATTTACAcaatgatatatatataaaaacagcCATAGATGATGTACAGTAAATCGGACATCAACGAGAATATTAAAACTACTGATACTCATGCACATGACATgcatatggggttttttttctttttcaaaagcagttttacaCAATATATTGAAGTTACTAAGCCTTGGTCAGCTGCTCCAACAAGTTACTCTGAACACCATCACCATCCACAGCGGGACTCCCAGGAGATCGGAGCAGAGTGTACTCCAGAGAAGGTGACTTAACCTCAAAGACAAATTGAACAGGAGCACTTTCCTGGAGGGGAAGGCTGGGGGAGGACACAGGGGTGAGTTTCAAgaagagaacaaacaaaacaaaaacaaaaacaaaaaaaaaccaaaataaaagaaaaaaaaccacccaagaAACCAGGCCAGACAGCCAGGAGGAAGTTCAAGATGTGgcaacaggagcagcagaaagggaCAAGCAATAAATGAAGACCACCCGTCCTCCCTCCCCCCTTATCCCCTAAAAACTTATGATCTTAAGCTGTTGATATCCTGTATAAGACCCAGAACTGCAAAAACTAGGCAAGGGAGCTCCATTCCCAGGAACATTAGCCTTTTCGAAGCCTTCTGACACCATGCACTGGAGGCTGTTCACCACTGAAATGGCagtgttactttttttttctttttaaatgactaTAATGgtcttttatttccatgtaaaaGGCACTAGTATCCACCCAAGTTCTGAAGACAAGCGACATAATTTACcttaagttttaaatatttgtatataaaaaaaaaaagaaaaaaatctgtggaaatATATACACAAAAGCACCttgcttcagaaagcagaagcagataCATTCCACCAAGTCACCTCACTAGACAGTTGTCATAAGCTTCAGTGAGCCCGACCGAAAGCGGAGGATTTTCTTCTTGAGGTTATGTGAGGCTTTGATTTTAACAAAGGcctttgctgcattttcatgCAGCTCTGGCGCCGTGACTGTTTGGATGGGGAGTGTCTGGACAAACTGAGACCAAATGAGGCCCCCGCTCTCATCAGAGTCGCTGGTGGTCGTGCTTTCCCCTACAAACTCCACCTCACTCAGGCTTGACTCACTGTCTCCAAAGCAGTTTGTTGTGTAGTTGCTCTGCTCATCCTCGCTCGTGTCCACTACGGTGGAGTGGAACAAGGACTCGCACTCCGCTGAGTACTCTGAGTCGCTGGCCACATAGGCGTATGGGCTGACGTAGGGCAGGGGGACTTGTGAGTAGACCCCCACACCATCCCGACGGTTCCTCCTCGCCCTCCGTAGGGCCTCCTCATAGGAAATCTCTGCTGATGACTTCCACCGGCGGTAGTCAGCCCGCTTGTGTTTAGGCTTGGCCACCACAACCTCTCGGCCATGCCCGTGGGAGCGGACGGCAGATCTGTGCAGACCAGCCTGCCGACTCTGGAGGCCTGACTCCAGCTGCAAGCCACCGCCTCTCTTCCCCCGCGAGGAGggctttttcagtttcttatttgTATCCAACTCCTCAGGAAAGCGGCACTTCTTGCCCACTGGCTTGGTTTTCTCCCGCAAGGTCTGAGAACCATTTTCCAGCCCATTGGCAAGGTGGGGCCTGTGTTTCAGCATGGAGCTTTTCAAAATCTTGACATTTCGGGTGCCTTTGTGAAGCTTCATGCTTTGCTGCTGGGCCGGAATGTACTGGGCGTTCACCAGCAACCCATCATCCAGGCTCTGGGAGGAAGAGCCCTCACTTTTGAAATCCAACGCGGGCCTCTCCTCAACAGCAGGTGATGAGGAGCGAGCCGCCTGcaagctgctcttcagcaggACTTTTTTGGGAGGCTGGCTGACCCTGTTCTCTGGCTGCAGCGCCACAGGCTTCCCTGGGCTCTCTTTGGGAGACACTGCAAAGACTTGGCCGTTCTCCTTAGCGACATCCCCCACTGGGGCCACTGTGTTGCGGTTGTGCTCTGGAGGTGCCGGTTTCACGCCCCGTGGTAGGTGCTTGCTCTGAAGTTCACTTGTTGTACCAGGCAGGAATGATGATGGCAAAGGTGCTTTCCTAGTCTCCAGCTGCTCGCCAGCTGGCTCTCTCGGCCTCTGCTTTAACGGGGAAGGTGCTGTGTGTTCCGCGGCAGTGCTGCCACCAGAAGACAAGCCTGCTTGCTTGGAGCTCTTCAGGTTCATGATGTTACCATgagccaccagccctgcagacTGCCTGACACACATGCTTCCATGCCTCAAGATCCCTTTGGTGGGATCAGCATTGAGACTTGTCCTGGGTTTGTTAGTCCTTACCGCGTGAGTCTTTTTCTGAACCAGGCTTAAGATGTAACCGTCTATCCTCTTGCTCGCGGAAGGGCATGGCACTGGCCAGGAGCTCTGTGGGAGAAAGGCATTGGCGGATTTTCCCGAGTCTGTTTCAGATCCGACACAAACGTCGCTAATATCACAACCAAACCTCTCCTCTTCTCGCTGGGGATTTTCAGTcacagggagaagaaacatgGGACTCTGCACAGCTACCGCATGGAGAGGGCTGGGGTACCGGTAGACATCATTCCCGTTTTTAGACACCAGATCACACTGGTACTTTGGATGCACATCTGCAACGACATCGAGGGAATTTGAGTGCGGTGTGGACAAAGAGCGACAGACAGAGCCTGCAGGCTGGTCCTCATTCTGGCCTTCCTTATTATAGTCCATCCAGCCTATGAGATCTGAAAGGCATTTTAGAAGAGTTTAGAGAGCCTGCCAGGGACAGTTCTGCTACGTTTTTCACGTGCCACCAAGGATGCTGGTCCCATCTACACATATGATGCCACGTTTTAACTACAGCAGCACTATGCAAACAGTAGAAAACTCGCAACCAGGGATGCCATTCAAGCGATATAAAAGCAGCACTATTCTTCTCTGAGGCTCTTTCTAACTCCATCTATGTAAGATTTGCCCCAGTATGACTACATcgttaaaaaaataaaaattacagccATAAGGAACATTTACATTGGTTTCAGACCTGTGCCTAGGTTGCTAAGAGCTTCCTATTTTACTTTCAAGCCAGTCAGATGTCTATAAGGGTCTCATGTTTGTATGTTACACAGTCACTTGTAAGACTCACTGCAAGCCTCAGTATGtatgaattttatattttactttgctAAACCCAAGgacaaacataaaaaatatagaGAAGATACCAATGAATTTTTTCAGATTATTGACAAATTTCACTTCCAGATTTTATCAAGCATATGGTGGGACAGAAAAAATCCAGATCtaactgtatttttgttattattatcatcagAATGATTCTATAACTAGAACCAGGCTAACAATAATAACAGATACTTCTTTTGAGCAATAAAAGGTTAAAGAATGAGAAACGGGCTCATCTTTCCTCACAAGTACAAGAAATGCAGGTCAACCCAGCTGACATCCTAGCCTTAGCTCTGCAAAGAGAATTCTATATGAGAAATCCAGTGCGTTTCAAGATGCATGAGACAGATTTAATGACTGAGGCACTTACTCAGGAGGTAAGAGACCTTAGAAGAAGAGCTTCAATCGAAGCACCCAAGACCtaagattattattttcttaagctTATGTTGCCCTTGTCTTCTTGGGTAGGGGTACAATCCAAATGATCCTTCTAGATCACTGTCAGTCCTGTTTTCTACCCTTAGGCTAGAAACTTCAGGCAGGGTATTCATCTTTGAATACTCAGTGCTCATCACTTATCTAAGGCTTATTTCAAAAGAGGTCTCACAGATGTCGACGAAATTAGTTGATAGAGATGATGTTCCTGTGTGAGCAGGAGAGGGAGAACAGGGAGGTTAGGAGCATGAACTTCCTCCAGATCATAGCATAGTTTTCTCATGTTTCCTAAATTGTATGTCAGGGTCAGGAAATGTTGACAAAACGTTGACACTTCTCTGAAACATGCCAGCTTGTGAAATTTCATCTCTGAAAGTGAGACAGTGTATGAGAATAATGAGAGTTTTAGGGATTTGTGAtgtatacagaaaaaaatagcaacGCAGTCAGCTGGAATTCCTTGTGTATGTTTATATGTATGGTCAATGAAGATCACATACACCTTACAATGGGGAGCATTAAATTACCTCAAGCTGCTCAAAGGATAACTTAGAGGACTTCTCAGTATCCCAGAATGAATGTTTCCCAGGCTGCATTTTCCCACTTCAGAGTTAGAAGAACGTGAATTATTTTGTCCTTGATTCACAACAAATCACTATAAGTTAACCTTAAAGAGCAGAACGGAAATTGGAAATACTATGATTAGAAGCATCCAAGAATGAACTAAGGCTTTTGAATGTCTGCAACCAATAGGGCTTGATCACAAAAGTCCTACTGAAGTGCCCTTTCTGGACAACAGACAGAGGAAGCCTTCCTATTTAACGATCCCACACATTGAGGCTTGCATCTTCAGCCTAGTGTCCAAGGAAAGTCAACAGCTCTCGACCaaagagacaaaatattttttccctgttcatGATGCCTATTTGTTTATACTCTATAAATGCAGGACACACCTCAACATGGTCACCTAGGGGTTGAGGACCATCAGAACTGACAAAGTGACTGCTAAAAGCACACTGACATGCACCCTGACCTCCTAAACTGCCCCTTACTTTGTCACTTTAATTAGGACATGGCTATGAGTTATcttttattattgctatttactaaaaatgcttttctaaagcATAAGAACCGTAAGAAATCAGCTGACTAACATGTTTATAGGTACCACTGCCCTCTACTGGGTAGAGCAGCTgtcatattttcaaatgttattttcagatgtttagtGCCATATTCACATGTAAGACTGGACTAGTAGAGGGCAAACGGTCCTGCTTCATGACCCATGTACATGACAGGCACTGAAATCTTTTCAGAGCATAATACatcaaatgaaaggaagaagggTTAATCCAACCCAGATACTCCTGAGGCAGTATTTCCAAAGCCAAAGCCACCTCCTGGAGTACGATGTATTCGACCTGCTTTTACTATACCTGCAGATTTAGGGCGTCCATCTGAGATATTCAGTGTTGCCTCCAAAGGGCTGCAAAAGCAAGTGCTAGAATGGCAACTGGATAAACACTCACTGAAGACAGAGTTAGATGAATTGGAGAGAGATCCAGAAGCTCCATCACTCAGCTCATAAAACCCTATAAAAGTAAGAGTTTGGATTTATATTAGTTATGTCTACACAGAGTTACCATTTGTGTCCTCAGAAAGGCAGTCAAGCTCACGTTTATGTTGGCTTGCTCTATCGCAATTAGTAATGGGTATTCATTCAGCCACCCCAAAAAATAGTGCACAATTTAGTAATATCCTTATTGCTATGAAGGATTCCATTTAAaagtaaagcattttaaagtaaaaaagcagaactttaCTTAGGATATGaaattttgaacttttttttaacctttacaGGGGCTGGGGTTTTAACCTCTATAGGGCTTTTCAGATTTTAGCAGAAAGGATCCAGGTTGTGATTGACAGCCTACCCATTTAAGAGTGTATTACACTTCCGAGACAGACTCTCCAGCTACTTGACTACAAAATTTTTGCCAAGTGTTGTGCCCAAGGCTATCCATTATTTTCCTCAAAGTTCTGGAGATAAATATAATATTTGAGGATGACACAAAAGAAGAATAATGGTAAATAATGTGCAGACACAGAAAATTCGATTTCCTGGTAAACTGGGACTACTCAAGAAAATTACGACATACCATAATCAAAATTTACATTGTACGTTTAGGAATAAGGAATGCAGGGCATGCCTACAGAATGGGGATGCATCCTGAAAAACAATAATCCTGGAAAGGACTTAGTCAGCATGGAAAAGCAGCTCAATCAAGCTTAATGATATGGCAAAAAAAAGCTAATGAGATTGTTGGATGTACTAAGAGACTAATGAATAGCAGCAGGGAAATTACTTCAGCAGTCTATATGGCACTAGTAAGAAAGACACTGGAATGGTGTGCCTAGTCCTTGAATCCAGCATGcttaaaacaaagctaaaaattTGGAAAGGGGCCACAAAGCTATTTAAGAGCTTGGAAAAATGCCTTGAAACAAATGACTTAATGAACTTGATCTGTTTagctcattaaaaaaagtcagaaattatACTGTGTAGCACCTCttagaggagaaaaagctgGGTACTATAAAAGACCTTACTCTTTGGGagaaaagcatattaaaaaaaaaatcattgctgGAACAAGTCATATTCAGATTAGAAATTAGCAATGGTTTAAA
Encoded proteins:
- the DACT1 gene encoding dapper homolog 1 isoform X3 — protein: MKASPAAAAAAAAGQAGGPREPDARWREKGEAEAERQRTRERLEATLAGLGELEYLRQRQELLVKSLLLRRPAAAVPGAPGGRGEPPGEGPPPRSLEEKFLEENILLLRRQLNCLRRRDAGLLNQLQELDKQISDLRLDVEKTTDEHLETDSRPSSGFYELSDGASGSLSNSSNSVFSECLSSCHSSTCFCSPLEATLNISDGRPKSADVHPKYQCDLVSKNGNDVYRYPSPLHAVAVQSPMFLLPVTENPQREEERFGCDISDVCVGSETDSGKSANAFLPQSSWPVPCPSASKRIDGYILSLVQKKTHAVRTNKPRTSLNADPTKGILRHGSMCVRQSAGLVAHGNIMNLKSSKQAGLSSGGSTAAEHTAPSPLKQRPREPAGEQLETRKAPLPSSFLPGTTSELQSKHLPRGVKPAPPEHNRNTVAPVGDVAKENGQVFAVSPKESPGKPVALQPENRVSQPPKKVLLKSSLQAARSSSPAVEERPALDFKSEGSSSQSLDDGLLVNAQYIPAQQQSMKLHKGTRNVKILKSSMLKHRPHLANGLENGSQTLREKTKPVGKKCRFPEELDTNKKLKKPSSRGKRGGGLQLESGLQSRQAGLHRSAVRSHGHGREVVVAKPKHKRADYRRWKSSAEISYEEALRRARRNRRDGVGVYSQVPLPYVSPYAYVASDSEYSAECESLFHSTVVDTSEDEQSNYTTNCFGDSESSLSEVEFVGESTTTSDSDESGGLIWSQFVQTLPIQTVTAPELHENAAKAFVKIKASHNLKKKILRFRSGSLKLMTTV
- the DACT1 gene encoding dapper homolog 1 isoform X4 — encoded protein: MKASPAAAAAAAAGQAGGPREPDARWREKGEAEAERQRTRERLEATLAGLGELEYLRQRQELLVKSLLLRRPAAAVPGAPGGRGEPPGEGPPPRSLEEKFLEENILLLRRQLNCLRRRDAGLLNQLQELDKQISDLRLDVEKTTDEHLETDSRPSSGFYELSDGASGSLSNSSNSVFNVHPKYQCDLVSKNGNDVYRYPSPLHAVAVQSPMFLLPVTENPQREEERFGCDISDVCVGSETDSGKSANAFLPQSSWPVPCPSASKRIDGYILSLVQKKTHAVRTNKPRTSLNADPTKGILRHGSMCVRQSAGLVAHGNIMNLKSSKQAGLSSGGSTAAEHTAPSPLKQRPREPAGEQLETRKAPLPSSFLPGTTSELQSKHLPRGVKPAPPEHNRNTVAPVGDVAKENGQVFAVSPKESPGKPVALQPENRVSQPPKKVLLKSSLQAARSSSPAVEERPALDFKSEGSSSQSLDDGLLVNAQYIPAQQQSMKLHKGTRNVKILKSSMLKHRPHLANGLENGSQTLREKTKPVGKKCRFPEELDTNKKLKKPSSRGKRGGGLQLESGLQSRQAGLHRSAVRSHGHGREVVVAKPKHKRADYRRWKSSAEISYEEALRRARRNRRDGVGVYSQVPLPYVSPYAYVASDSEYSAECESLFHSTVVDTSEDEQSNYTTNCFGDSESSLSEVEFVGESTTTSDSDESGGLIWSQFVQTLPIQTVTAPELHENAAKAFVKIKASHNLKKKILRFRSGSLKLMTTV